The following proteins are encoded in a genomic region of Gossypium hirsutum isolate 1008001.06 chromosome D05, Gossypium_hirsutum_v2.1, whole genome shotgun sequence:
- the LOC107905080 gene encoding uncharacterized protein isoform X1 — protein sequence MSSSSGFILPCKVPMESRKSHPSIVCFSEILVEPNHKGKHQILRNSKFQPLGSGLRFQITDRHSYMVFCNSNVEQGPVIPSSPAPAPGSWKPWILGFLMSIILPFWRGNWRPLLKLKQEAETVIDTVETVTDIVEKVAEQVEQVADKVGDSLPEGKLKDALEIAEDMAEGTVDDARIVGEFIDKTLRIMIGSHQIQEIKDQQHLIPDVEDMVDQVEEELESLIKPNSGDDEEEVKEKKQKGKGHV from the exons ATGTCGAGTAGTTCAGGTTTTATCCTTCCATGCAAGGTTCCCATGGAATCCCGCAAATCCCACCCTTCTATTGTTTGTTTCAGTGAAATCTTGGTGGAACCAAACCACAAGGGGAAACATCAGATTCTAAGAAACTCCAAGTTTCAACCTCTGGGCAGTGGTCTTAGATTCCAAATTACTGACAGACATAGTTACATGGTCTTCTGCAACAGTAATGTTGAACAAGGACCTGTAATCCCTTCTAGCCCTGCTCCTGCTCCTGGATCCTG GAAACCTTGGATTCTGGGATTTCTGATGAGTATAATCCTACCCTTTTGGAGGGGAAACTGGCGGCCATTATTAAAACTCAAAC AGGAAGCTGAAACTGTAATAGACACGGTGGAAACCGTGACGGATATCGTAGAAAAAGTAGCGGAGCAAGTGGAGCAAGTGGCGGATAAGGTTGGCGATAGTCTACCAGAAGGCAAACTTAAAGATGCGCTTGAAATTGCTGAAGATATGGCCGAAGGAACAGTCGACGATGCACGCATAGTCGGAGAGTTCATTGACAAG ACTTTGCGCATCATGATTGGTTCCCATCAAATCCAAGAAATTAAAGATCAGCAACACCTAATTCCTGAC GTAGAAGATATGGTAGACCAAGTGGAAGAAGAGTTGGAATCTTTAATAAAACCAAACAGTggtgatgatgaagaagaagtcAAAGAGAAAAAACAAAAGGGCAAGGGGCATGTTTAG
- the LOC107905080 gene encoding uncharacterized protein isoform X2, producing the protein MSSSSGFILPCKVPMESRKSHPSIVCFSEILVEPNHKGKHQILRNSKFQPLGSGLRFQITDRHSYMVFCNSNVEQGPVIPSSPAPAPGSWKPWILGFLMSIILPFWRGNWRPLLKLKQEAETVIDTVETVTDIVEKVAEQVEQVADKVGDSLPEGKLKDALEIAEDMAEGTVDDARIVGEFIDKVEDMVDQVEEELESLIKPNSGDDEEEVKEKKQKGKGHV; encoded by the exons ATGTCGAGTAGTTCAGGTTTTATCCTTCCATGCAAGGTTCCCATGGAATCCCGCAAATCCCACCCTTCTATTGTTTGTTTCAGTGAAATCTTGGTGGAACCAAACCACAAGGGGAAACATCAGATTCTAAGAAACTCCAAGTTTCAACCTCTGGGCAGTGGTCTTAGATTCCAAATTACTGACAGACATAGTTACATGGTCTTCTGCAACAGTAATGTTGAACAAGGACCTGTAATCCCTTCTAGCCCTGCTCCTGCTCCTGGATCCTG GAAACCTTGGATTCTGGGATTTCTGATGAGTATAATCCTACCCTTTTGGAGGGGAAACTGGCGGCCATTATTAAAACTCAAAC AGGAAGCTGAAACTGTAATAGACACGGTGGAAACCGTGACGGATATCGTAGAAAAAGTAGCGGAGCAAGTGGAGCAAGTGGCGGATAAGGTTGGCGATAGTCTACCAGAAGGCAAACTTAAAGATGCGCTTGAAATTGCTGAAGATATGGCCGAAGGAACAGTCGACGATGCACGCATAGTCGGAGAGTTCATTGACAAG GTAGAAGATATGGTAGACCAAGTGGAAGAAGAGTTGGAATCTTTAATAAAACCAAACAGTggtgatgatgaagaagaagtcAAAGAGAAAAAACAAAAGGGCAAGGGGCATGTTTAG
- the LOC107905081 gene encoding uncharacterized protein isoform X2 — protein MLTIGSIVVLGPGKAKCLHQEPLCRSQLKKNTALCLPNISKQNNGQLFQRNQTFPSLINGGCRNKKMKKNMQVISCSLESGQPSFPFNLIPAGSSWQLWALGTLVPLLLSFTTSKWGPFLKLKNEADNMLEAAEQITDVVEDVAGKVEEIADQVGQQLPDGGKFRATLELVEDLAEETAKNAHLAGDLIDKVQEIEDKMESLMEAVDTKDDKKLKDVQD, from the exons ATGTTGACCATCGGATCAATTGTTGTTCTTGGTCCTGGCAAAGCTAAGTGCCTTCATCAGGAGCCCTTATGCAGATCACAACTCAAAAAAAACACTGCTCTTTGTTTGCCCAATATCTCAAAGCAAAACAACGGGCAGCTGTTTCAGAGAAATCAAACCTTCCCATCACTCATCAATGGAGGTTGCAGAAACAAGAAGATGAA GAAAAATATGCAAGTGATCAGCTGCAGTTTGGAATCAGGGCAACCATCATTTCCTTTTAATCTTATTCCTGCCGGTTCCAGTtg GCAACTGTGGGCTCTGGGAACGTTAGTACCACTTCTCCTCTCCTTCACAACGAGCAAATGGGGGCCATTCTTAAAACTGAAAA ATGAGGCTGATAACATGCTAGAGGCAGCTGAACAGATAACGGATGTGGTGGAAGACGTGGCGGGGAAAGTGGAGGAGATAGCAGATCAGGTCGGCCAACAGCTGCCGGACGGTGGAAAATTTCGGGCTACTCTTGAATTGGTTGAGGATTTAGCCGAGGAAACAGCTAAGAACGCACATCTCGCCGGAGATCTCATAGACAAG GTGCAAGAAATTGAAGATAAGATGGAGTCTTTAATGGAAGCAGTCGACACTAAGGACGACAAGAAACTCAAAGACGTGCAGGATTGA
- the LOC107905081 gene encoding uncharacterized protein isoform X1 yields MLTIGSIVVLGPGKAKCLHQEPLCRSQLKKNTALCLPNISKQNNGQLFQRNQTFPSLINGGCRNKKMKFRKNMQVISCSLESGQPSFPFNLIPAGSSWQLWALGTLVPLLLSFTTSKWGPFLKLKNEADNMLEAAEQITDVVEDVAGKVEEIADQVGQQLPDGGKFRATLELVEDLAEETAKNAHLAGDLIDKVQEIEDKMESLMEAVDTKDDKKLKDVQD; encoded by the exons ATGTTGACCATCGGATCAATTGTTGTTCTTGGTCCTGGCAAAGCTAAGTGCCTTCATCAGGAGCCCTTATGCAGATCACAACTCAAAAAAAACACTGCTCTTTGTTTGCCCAATATCTCAAAGCAAAACAACGGGCAGCTGTTTCAGAGAAATCAAACCTTCCCATCACTCATCAATGGAGGTTGCAGAAACAAGAAGATGAA ATTCAGGAAAAATATGCAAGTGATCAGCTGCAGTTTGGAATCAGGGCAACCATCATTTCCTTTTAATCTTATTCCTGCCGGTTCCAGTtg GCAACTGTGGGCTCTGGGAACGTTAGTACCACTTCTCCTCTCCTTCACAACGAGCAAATGGGGGCCATTCTTAAAACTGAAAA ATGAGGCTGATAACATGCTAGAGGCAGCTGAACAGATAACGGATGTGGTGGAAGACGTGGCGGGGAAAGTGGAGGAGATAGCAGATCAGGTCGGCCAACAGCTGCCGGACGGTGGAAAATTTCGGGCTACTCTTGAATTGGTTGAGGATTTAGCCGAGGAAACAGCTAAGAACGCACATCTCGCCGGAGATCTCATAGACAAG GTGCAAGAAATTGAAGATAAGATGGAGTCTTTAATGGAAGCAGTCGACACTAAGGACGACAAGAAACTCAAAGACGTGCAGGATTGA
- the LOC107905082 gene encoding spindle pole body protein pcp1: MGIPQEIDDYMKRTIDDSLGLPISTESLQLKLRSSEETQRRLREQYLLLLSKLKEKDQIIERSKAEANMNAVALKRFVQENQKLAAECANLLSQCNKWEKECLLYDRDREALMDFGNEADERAKKAEIRVHELEEELGKLNEELRFYQHRYESQGIDSSSEGAIKEDNLLEPILAALICKIEVTSGRAFLEANTSLESCLRLLKMWNRLRPSTQKILTLAAEVKTLKKDKEHLRINLSKAEEEVKILFEENNILDEANKRLVRQSREEKNLHDSGRKHTGSASAKTNKRKSSPKICSPIEKKINFTETDSTRKPLSPFRYNSPM; encoded by the exons ATGGGGATTCCTCAAGAAATCGATGATTACATGAAAAGAACCATAGATGATTCCTTAGGTCTTCCAATCTCCACTGAATCTTTGCAATTGAAACTCCGTTCCTCCGAAGAAACCCAGCGCCGCCTCCGTGAGCAGTATCTGTTACTTCTCTCAAAACTGAAAGAGAAAGACCAAATCATCGAGCGGTCAAAG GCCGAAGCGAATATGAACGCAGTGGCGTTGAAGAGATTCGTGCAAGAGAATCAGAAGCTTGCGGCAGAGTGTGCAAATTTGTTAAGTCAGTGTAACAAATGGGAAAAAGAGTGTTTACTTTATGATCGTGATAGGGAGGCGTTGATGGATTTTGGAAATGAAGCTGATGAGAGGGCAAAGAAAGCTGAGATTAGGGTTCATGAATTGGAAGAGGAGTTAGGGAAGTTAAATGAAGAATTAAGGTTCTACCAACACCGTTATGAGAGCCAAGGG ATCGATTCTTCTTCCGAGGGCGCAATTAAGGAAGATAATTTACTTGAGCCAATTCTAGCAGCATTGATTTGTAAAATTGAAGTTACATCTGGACGTGCATTCTTGGAGGCAAATACTTCCCTTGAATCATGCCTAAGGTTGCTTAAAATGTGGAACAG GTTGAGGCCTTCAACTCAAAAAATTTTGACACTAGCTGCTGAAGTAAAGACCCTTAAGAAAGACAAGGAACATCTCAGGATAAACCTTAGTAAAGCTGAAGAAGAG GTCAAAATTCTGTTTGAAGAAAACAACATATTGGATGAGGCGAACAAAAGATTAGTGAGGCAATCCCGTGAAGAAAAGAATCTCCATGATTCTGGTCGGAAGCATACTGGTAGTGCATCTGCAAAG ACAAACAAACGAAAATCAAGTCCCAAGATATGCAGCCCGATTGAGAAGAAGATTAACTTCACTGAAACAGATTCAACAAGAAAGCCTCTGTCACCCTTCCGATATAACTCCCCGATGTAA
- the LOC107905083 gene encoding blue copper protein, with product MVSSSVGMVCLLLVSWMVVPSLAKVYTVGDTPGWTTGVDYSTWTKDKTFKVGDSLVFNYPTSHTVDEVSSSDYGTCTVGNAITTDNSGATTVALKTAGTHYFICGVVGHCANGMKLSVKVESGSSAAPSKSPSSSSSSSPASTDKPSTSTPSTTTTTTKAPDSSSSWSLSPFMAVVTTCLALLVLVIS from the exons ATGGTGAGCTCAAGTGTGGGAATGGTCTGTCTTTTGCTAGTCTCGTGGATGGTTGTGCCGAGCTTGGCCAAAGTTTACACTGTTGGTGACACCCCTGGTTGGACAACTGGTGTAGATTATAGCACATGGACTAAAGATAAGACATTCAAAGTTGGCGATAGCCTTG TTTTCAATTACCCAACAAGCCACACAGTGGATGAAGTAAGTTCAAGTGACTACGGTACATGCACGGTGGGCAACGCAATCACAACAGATAACAGTGGAGCGACCACCGTTGCTCTCAAGACCGCCGGGACACATTACTTCATTTGTGGTGTGGTGGGTCACTGTGCGAATGGAATGAAACTTTCAGTCAAAGTGGAGTCAGGTTCATCGGCAGCACCATCTAAGTCACCATCGTCTTCTTCGTCATCCTCGCCAGCTTCCACCGATAAACCATCGACCAGCACACCATCTACTACAACAACAACAACTAAAGCCCCAGACTCCTCATCCTCGTGGAGTCTCTCCCCATTTATGGCTGTTGTCACAACTTGTCTTGCGTTGTTGGTTTTGGTCATTTCGTAA
- the LOC107902584 gene encoding uncharacterized protein produces MRGIRVKVRNGNLEQALAVMQRVMQSSGTERLIKQEQTHHIKNSEKRILARKILERKIKSQDHARKLQTILIKKVRGL; encoded by the exons ATGAGAGGGATAAGGGTGAAGGTAAGGAACGGCAACTTGGAGCAAGCGTTGGCGGTGATGCAGCGGGTGATGCAATCTAGCGGAACCGAACGGCTGATAAAGCAGGAACAAACTCATCACATTAAGAATTCGGAGAAACGGATTCTGGCACGCAAGATTTTGGAGCGTAAGATCAAATCACAGGACCACGCTCGCAAGCTGCAGACCATCCTCATCAAGAAAGTCAG GGGTCTGTGA